Proteins from a genomic interval of Diprion similis isolate iyDipSimi1 chromosome 10, iyDipSimi1.1, whole genome shotgun sequence:
- the LOC124411762 gene encoding epidermal growth factor receptor kinase substrate 8-like protein 1 isoform X2: MPYYNSGHSTSTYNKDGGSSGPPSTSGAVGTGSEPTYLMEHLATFTVTIETGIVYPADGMRRLLQLEKSNGIWSQKMQLRLERSWVLIMDNETGAVMERFPASLIQEPTAFTSRDPMEMYNNILVFTVADDSASGQRAEMHIFQCQSVSAQDLVEDLKMLQMGKLVPGGSPRGPRGHIPPPPALPPPEPPLNGVNVREQVSAFNAANNDGTNDMSREENIDEVSSTSSEKYERDVTILNHCFDDIEKFIARLQHAAAASRELERRRRNRKSKKRNLGDGMLTMRAKPPPEMEFIDIFQKFKLSFNLLAKLKAHIHDPNAPELVHFLFTPLALIVDASHDTNYDPNLPNKVVSPLLTREAVNLLINCVTSKETELWHSLGDTWLIPRDQWKGHVPLYHPIFMDGWSPEYPIPEDRDHDHLASLLNADKQKRDEIPEQQNLGEPYYNHRDVDESHYSSDYLEYEGGREERPSNDYFERNYGPASDLYGREDRERVEQTRAHSEISLDSIERGSRGVPVEQRAQEAWLDELVARHAKIVQVTYPRTANNDKELTVVRGEYLELLDDSRKWWKARNSKGQIAHVPHTIVAPHSSSTNQPSGDNDVFNNPLYTSRYQRQGHGYNYEDSEVEGTSTSPGPDASHRPHAIPPPAPADWVRKERLGKKGIAGDSSTSSDSLSVDDLSSISPQSSRSKASTMRQSDESSFASNSSSFSKAPPPPPPPPPLPLPMSRKSTGDPPSFSKSGTSKSNKSLGPGLSSQDQMQEELKYVLTMFREKRRNLDIVKTPDVCIDNRSTPSEVQSWLRAKGFSDKTCRQLRGMAGYELFMLSKRQLEQYCGQAEGRRLDSQITLSRNVRGYKTARSNELKQILDKVRQRVDGDEEFQNGVKSNV, encoded by the exons ATGCCTTACTATAACAGTGGTCACAGCACGTCGACCTACAACAAAG ATGGCGGATCCAGCGGCCCTCCGAGCACATCCGGAGCCGTTGGTACAGGTTCCGAACCAACTTACCTGATGGAGCATTTGGCGACGTTCACCGTGACGATAGAAACCGGCATAGTTTATCCCGCCGACGGGATGAGAAGGCTCCTTCAACTTGAAAAGAGCAATGGTATATGGAGTCAGAAAATGCAGCTACGTCTGGAAAGGTCGTGGGTTTTGATAATGGACAACGAGACCGGg gcAGTAATGGAGAGATTCCCAGCCTCATTGATACAGGAACCAACAGCGTTCACGTCCAGGGATCCAATGGAGATGTACAACAACATTTTGGTATTCACCGTCGCCGACGACAGTGCGTCCGGCCAACGTGCCGAAATGCACATATTCCAATGTCAGAGCGTCTCCGCCCAGGACCTTGTCGAGGACCTCAAAATGCTGCAAATGGGGAAATTAGTCCCTGGTGGTTCTCCAAGAGGACCGAGGGGTCACATTCCACCTCCACCGGCTCTCCCTCCTCCGGAACCTCCGTTAAACGGTGTTAATGTTCGCGAACAAGTCTCGGCATTCAATGCAGCAAACA ATGACGGAACGAACGACATGTCGCGAGAGGAGAATATCGACGAGGTGTCGTCGACGTCTTCGGAAAAGTACGAAAGGGACGTTACAATACTTAACCACTGTTTCGACGACATAGAAAAGTTCATAGCACGGCTTCAGCACGCGGCGGCGGCGTCTCGTGAGCTGGAACGTCGTCGCCGGAATCGTAAATCGAAGAAGAGGAACCTCGGCGACGGTATGTTGACGATGCGCGCTAAGCCACCACCGGAGATGGAGTTCATAGACATATTCCAAAAGTTCAAACTCTCATTCAACCTGCTCGCCAAGCTCAAGGCGCACATTCACGACCCAAACGCTCCAGAGCTCGTGCACTTCCTCTTCACCCCGCTGGCGCTGATCGTCGACGCTTCTCACGACACGAACTACGACCCAAACCTCCCGAACAAGGTGGTATCCCCCCTACTGACGCGCGAGGCCGTCAACCTGCTGATAAATTGCGTGACCAGCAAGGAGACCGAGCTCTGGCACTCGCTCGGTGACACGTGGCTGATACCCAGAGACCAGTGGAAGGGCCACGTCCCCCTTTACCATCCCATATTCATGGACGGCTGGTCCCCGGAGTACCCGATACCGGAAGACCGGGACCACGACCACCTCGCCTCGCTGCTGAACGCGGACAAGCAGAAGAGGGACGAGATCCCGGAGCAGCAGAACCTCGGGGAGCCCTACTACAATCACCGGGACGTCGACGAGTCGCACTACAGCAGCGACTACCTCGAGTACGAGGGGGGTAGAGAGGAGCGTCCGAGCAACGACTACTTCGAGCGGAATTACGGACCAGCCTCTGACCTCTACGGCCGCGAGGACAGGGAAAGGGTCGAGCAGACGAGGGCGCACAGCGAGATATCCCTCGACTCGATCGAGCGTGGCTCACGCGGCGTGCCGGTCGAGCAGCGCGCGCAAGAGGCTTGGCTCGACGAGCTGGTGGCGCGACACGCGAAGATCGTCCAGGTGACCTATCCACGGACCGCGAACAACGACAAGGAGCTGACGGTTGTCAGGGGCGAGTACCTCGAGCTCCTCGATGACAGCAGGAAGTGGTGGAAGGCCAGGAATTCGAAAGGGCAGATCGCCCACGTGCCTCACACCATTGTCGCGCCTCACAGCAGCTCGACGAATCAGCCCTCCGGCGACAACGACGTCTTCAATAACCCGCTGTACACCAGCAGGTATCAGCGGCAGGGACATGGATACAATTACGAG GACTCTGAAGTCGAGGGCACGAGCACCAGTCCAGGACCTGACGCCTCGCATCGTCCTCATGCCATACCGCCTCCGGCCCCCGCTGACTGGGTTCGGAAAGAACGACTCGGGAAAAAAG GTATTGCAGGAGATTCGAGCACGTCGAGTGACAGCCTCAGCGTTGACGATCTGTCGAGTATTTCACCCCAAAGTTCACGGTCAAAGGCCAGCACTATGCGTCAGAGCGACGAGTCTAGTTTCGCGTCGAATTCAAGTTCATTTTCCAAGGCGCCACCACCTCcgccccctccacccccgttACCTTTGCCAATGTCAAGGAAGTCCACTGGTGATCCTCCAAGTTTTAGTAAAAGCGGGACGTCCAAGAGTAACAAATCGCTTGGGCCAG GACTCAGCAGCCAGGACCAAATGCAAGAAGAGCTCAAATACGTCCTGACAATGTTTCGCGAAAAAAGACGGAACTTGGATATCGTGAAGACACCGGACGTCTGTATCGATAATCGCTCTACGCCTAGTGAAGTTCAAAGCTGGCTGAGAGCTAAAGGATTTTCAGATAA AACCTGTCGGCAACTCCGAGGAATGGCTGGCTACGAGTTGTTCATGTTGTCGAAGCGTCAACTTGAGCAATATTGCGGGCAGGCAGAAGGCAGGCGGCTGGACAGCCAAATCACTTTATCTCGTAACGTAAGAGGG tacAAAACGGCGCGATCCAACGAACTGAAACAAATTTTGGACAAAGTACGCCAAAGAGTTGACGGCGACGAAGAGTTTCAGAACGGAGTAAAAAGCAACGTgtga
- the LOC124411762 gene encoding epidermal growth factor receptor kinase substrate 8-like isoform X1, which yields MPYYNSGHSTSTYNKDGGSSGPPSTSGAVGTGSEPTYLMEHLATFTVTIETGIVYPADGMRRLLQLEKSNGIWSQKMQLRLERSWVLIMDNETGAVMERFPASLIQEPTAFTSRDPMEMYNNILVFTVADDSASGQRAEMHIFQCQSVSAQDLVEDLKMLQMGKLVPGGSPRGPRGHIPPPPALPPPEPPLNGVNVREQVSAFNAANNDGTNDMSREENIDEVSSTSSEKYERDVTILNHCFDDIEKFIARLQHAAAASRELERRRRNRKSKKRNLGDGMLTMRAKPPPEMEFIDIFQKFKLSFNLLAKLKAHIHDPNAPELVHFLFTPLALIVDASHDTNYDPNLPNKVVSPLLTREAVNLLINCVTSKETELWHSLGDTWLIPRDQWKGHVPLYHPIFMDGWSPEYPIPEDRDHDHLASLLNADKQKRDEIPEQQNLGEPYYNHRDVDESHYSSDYLEYEGGREERPSNDYFERNYGPASDLYGREDRERVEQTRAHSEISLDSIERGSRGVPVEQRAQEAWLDELVARHAKIVQVTYPRTANNDKELTVVRGEYLELLDDSRKWWKARNSKGQIAHVPHTIVAPHSSSTNQPSGDNDVFNNPLYTSRYQRQGHGYNYEDSEVEGTSTSPGPDASHRPHAIPPPAPADWVRKERLGKKASCLPIPSLRIVAAKIFLPLPLTRSDATAIRARDVSTPVKTRLRQDENLYFYGIAGDSSTSSDSLSVDDLSSISPQSSRSKASTMRQSDESSFASNSSSFSKAPPPPPPPPPLPLPMSRKSTGDPPSFSKSGTSKSNKSLGPGLSSQDQMQEELKYVLTMFREKRRNLDIVKTPDVCIDNRSTPSEVQSWLRAKGFSDKTCRQLRGMAGYELFMLSKRQLEQYCGQAEGRRLDSQITLSRNVRGYKTARSNELKQILDKVRQRVDGDEEFQNGVKSNV from the exons ATGCCTTACTATAACAGTGGTCACAGCACGTCGACCTACAACAAAG ATGGCGGATCCAGCGGCCCTCCGAGCACATCCGGAGCCGTTGGTACAGGTTCCGAACCAACTTACCTGATGGAGCATTTGGCGACGTTCACCGTGACGATAGAAACCGGCATAGTTTATCCCGCCGACGGGATGAGAAGGCTCCTTCAACTTGAAAAGAGCAATGGTATATGGAGTCAGAAAATGCAGCTACGTCTGGAAAGGTCGTGGGTTTTGATAATGGACAACGAGACCGGg gcAGTAATGGAGAGATTCCCAGCCTCATTGATACAGGAACCAACAGCGTTCACGTCCAGGGATCCAATGGAGATGTACAACAACATTTTGGTATTCACCGTCGCCGACGACAGTGCGTCCGGCCAACGTGCCGAAATGCACATATTCCAATGTCAGAGCGTCTCCGCCCAGGACCTTGTCGAGGACCTCAAAATGCTGCAAATGGGGAAATTAGTCCCTGGTGGTTCTCCAAGAGGACCGAGGGGTCACATTCCACCTCCACCGGCTCTCCCTCCTCCGGAACCTCCGTTAAACGGTGTTAATGTTCGCGAACAAGTCTCGGCATTCAATGCAGCAAACA ATGACGGAACGAACGACATGTCGCGAGAGGAGAATATCGACGAGGTGTCGTCGACGTCTTCGGAAAAGTACGAAAGGGACGTTACAATACTTAACCACTGTTTCGACGACATAGAAAAGTTCATAGCACGGCTTCAGCACGCGGCGGCGGCGTCTCGTGAGCTGGAACGTCGTCGCCGGAATCGTAAATCGAAGAAGAGGAACCTCGGCGACGGTATGTTGACGATGCGCGCTAAGCCACCACCGGAGATGGAGTTCATAGACATATTCCAAAAGTTCAAACTCTCATTCAACCTGCTCGCCAAGCTCAAGGCGCACATTCACGACCCAAACGCTCCAGAGCTCGTGCACTTCCTCTTCACCCCGCTGGCGCTGATCGTCGACGCTTCTCACGACACGAACTACGACCCAAACCTCCCGAACAAGGTGGTATCCCCCCTACTGACGCGCGAGGCCGTCAACCTGCTGATAAATTGCGTGACCAGCAAGGAGACCGAGCTCTGGCACTCGCTCGGTGACACGTGGCTGATACCCAGAGACCAGTGGAAGGGCCACGTCCCCCTTTACCATCCCATATTCATGGACGGCTGGTCCCCGGAGTACCCGATACCGGAAGACCGGGACCACGACCACCTCGCCTCGCTGCTGAACGCGGACAAGCAGAAGAGGGACGAGATCCCGGAGCAGCAGAACCTCGGGGAGCCCTACTACAATCACCGGGACGTCGACGAGTCGCACTACAGCAGCGACTACCTCGAGTACGAGGGGGGTAGAGAGGAGCGTCCGAGCAACGACTACTTCGAGCGGAATTACGGACCAGCCTCTGACCTCTACGGCCGCGAGGACAGGGAAAGGGTCGAGCAGACGAGGGCGCACAGCGAGATATCCCTCGACTCGATCGAGCGTGGCTCACGCGGCGTGCCGGTCGAGCAGCGCGCGCAAGAGGCTTGGCTCGACGAGCTGGTGGCGCGACACGCGAAGATCGTCCAGGTGACCTATCCACGGACCGCGAACAACGACAAGGAGCTGACGGTTGTCAGGGGCGAGTACCTCGAGCTCCTCGATGACAGCAGGAAGTGGTGGAAGGCCAGGAATTCGAAAGGGCAGATCGCCCACGTGCCTCACACCATTGTCGCGCCTCACAGCAGCTCGACGAATCAGCCCTCCGGCGACAACGACGTCTTCAATAACCCGCTGTACACCAGCAGGTATCAGCGGCAGGGACATGGATACAATTACGAG GACTCTGAAGTCGAGGGCACGAGCACCAGTCCAGGACCTGACGCCTCGCATCGTCCTCATGCCATACCGCCTCCGGCCCCCGCTGACTGGGTTCGGAAAGAACGACTCGGGAAAAAAG CGTCATGTCTGCCGATACCTTCGCTTCGAATTGTtgctgcaaaaatttttttaccgcttCCTCTGACAAGAAGTGACGCTACTGCGATTCGAGCCCGCGACGTCTCCACCCCAGTGAAAACACGTCTGCGGCAGGATGAAAATCTCTACTTTTATG GTATTGCAGGAGATTCGAGCACGTCGAGTGACAGCCTCAGCGTTGACGATCTGTCGAGTATTTCACCCCAAAGTTCACGGTCAAAGGCCAGCACTATGCGTCAGAGCGACGAGTCTAGTTTCGCGTCGAATTCAAGTTCATTTTCCAAGGCGCCACCACCTCcgccccctccacccccgttACCTTTGCCAATGTCAAGGAAGTCCACTGGTGATCCTCCAAGTTTTAGTAAAAGCGGGACGTCCAAGAGTAACAAATCGCTTGGGCCAG GACTCAGCAGCCAGGACCAAATGCAAGAAGAGCTCAAATACGTCCTGACAATGTTTCGCGAAAAAAGACGGAACTTGGATATCGTGAAGACACCGGACGTCTGTATCGATAATCGCTCTACGCCTAGTGAAGTTCAAAGCTGGCTGAGAGCTAAAGGATTTTCAGATAA AACCTGTCGGCAACTCCGAGGAATGGCTGGCTACGAGTTGTTCATGTTGTCGAAGCGTCAACTTGAGCAATATTGCGGGCAGGCAGAAGGCAGGCGGCTGGACAGCCAAATCACTTTATCTCGTAACGTAAGAGGG tacAAAACGGCGCGATCCAACGAACTGAAACAAATTTTGGACAAAGTACGCCAAAGAGTTGACGGCGACGAAGAGTTTCAGAACGGAGTAAAAAGCAACGTgtga